A segment of the Triticum urartu cultivar G1812 chromosome 1, Tu2.1, whole genome shotgun sequence genome:
AACGAAATGGAGTACCAACGGGGTGTTAAGAGCATGTTTCCACAAAGGTAAGCCAGTCAATCCTTGAAATTTTCCATGGCCAATGGTGAATTAGTGGAGAATATGGTAGGTAAAATGAATTCAAATTTGGCAAGCAGCAATTTACTAGGGACAAAAAAAGATCTTCTAATCAGCGAAAATTCTCAAACTAAGGGGCAGTAATATAACTCCATAGTCCACATCCATGATCAATCTCTATTTAGTTAGGCATAATGATTATTATTGTTTTGCGAAAAAGGCATAATGATTATAATATTTTTAAAAATTGTAACAAACTACAACTAAACCTGGCAGGGAACATCTCTAGAGCATAGATTCTAGAATTAAACACAACATAGTTTTGCAGAGTTTTGAAGTGTTGAGTAATTCTTCAGTGGCTATGAGTTTACCAAATCATCATGTTTCATTCGGTACAAAACTCACACATAACACAACGGAAGTACAATTACACTATTTTGATACATACGGAAAACTACACACGAGGGGCTAATCATTTTCGATTTGCGACTGACAGATCGACAAGAGCACGAAAACCCCACGTCACATCTCGGGCCATCGAGCTATCCCGAAACCTCGATTCGTAACCATCTCGCGATTCCAGATCAAGTGCTCCCATCGAATCGAATCTAAGGAATAAGACGCGAATCAAGCCGGGGACTGACCAGTGGGCGAAGAACTCGACGACGGCGAAGGACTCCCGCGATGCCGTGAGGAAGGCGTCGAAGGTGGTGGCGTCGAGCTCCACGGCGTAGTCCCCCTGCGCGGTGGCCCCGTCGCCGACGCCCAGCGACCGGAGGGCGTCCGCGCCCACGGCGAGGGAGGAGGCGACGGcgagggtgaggaagaggagccGCGCCATCGCGGGAGCCATGGATCGGCGGGGGCTGGATATCTCCGGCGCGGTGGCGTTCCGTTGTTCCGTTTCAGATACCCGCGAAACTCTCGTGCTGGGATTCAGTCATTAGTCAGACCAGTAGGACTACACTTTGtagcctccgcctccgcctccgcctggGGTTTTCGACTTTGGGAAACGTTCGTTTCAGCCGGCGGACCGTGGCTCGCCTCTTCCGTGCGACGCGTGTCTTTTGCGTGtttgtttctatttttttcttctctAACATCATGTGTGTGTTCTTTTTGGCAAACCCGAACCCTCCAAAAAAGGGCTATCTTCCTCACGGCCTTGTAGGATTAGGGCATCTACAACCGGATCCCTGTACCCACTTCAAACGTCCGGAAGGGTTGTCTAGTCAGTGTCCAGACGAGTTTTGGTCACCCAACCGGGCTCCCATAGCCGGGCCAAACGTCCGGATTGACCTGCACCCTGAACGCGCCCGGGCATGCCTGCCATGTAGCACCGACGGATAGGACACATGTGGGGATGCGGAGAGACCGCTGGTCCGACGGGCGCCTCCAACAATCCGCGTCGCGTGGCACCGCTCGAGCGtgctgcgagggaggaagccggCTATTTAAGCTGGACGAAGACATCAGAACCCTAAATCGACCCATTTCTTTTCCTTTCTCCTCACTGTCGTTGGCACTTTCATTTTCATCCGCCACTTGCGATGCCAAGACGCCGAATTACCACATACACCATGCTCACTCCGGAGCGAAGGGTGCAACTGCTAGAGTAGATCTAGGCGAGGCGGGCTGCTCGTTTCGCCGCCGGCCTTTCTCCGGAGCCATCAGaggatgaagaggaggaggaggggaagCCCGTTGAGAAGGAGGAGGTgccgggggaggaggaggccctGCCAGCTGCGGGCTTCGCCATGGCGGAGGCGGGGGCGGAGTACGAGGCCGCCCAAGCGATGGAGATGGCGGAGCATACTGCCATCCTCGAGTCCATCCAGGATGAGGCCTATATTGAGGCCAACCGGTAGTTCATCCAGCGATATTACACCACCGCCATGAGATGCAATTTATTTTCGACGTGTCTAGCGACGATTAATCTTCAACTTTATTATTTTATTGCTTGAACACTAACTGTACATGGACATGCAAATTATGTAATGCGATTTCTATGCAATCTATGCGTAATATTATGTTGTTGTCTAAAGGTTACACAACTATATAATTGGCGTTGAATATTGCAAACCAGTGCAAGTTCTATGAAATATATGTGTAATTTTAACCATTGTTTACTTCAAAATTCGTTACTCAATTTATTTCTTCTTTTGGGTAATACTCATGCCATTAATTCATTCTATTTTAGAATAACATCTGTTTTAGTTTATGTTTCCGTGTTCTTGCTTGTGCTAATGTCTCCGGCTCTAATTGTTTTCGCCTATTCAATATTTTGGTTGTCAGGTGTTCTCCTATATTTGCATATGCGTGTGTTTTGATGTTGCAGTGGTGTGACACTATTTCATTTTGTGTTAAGAAATTAAAATGAGTTCTTTCTTGTAATTTACCGAATTACTTTTATTTCTTCATTTTCTTTCTTTGTTTAGGTTAATATAAAATGTTCTTAACTCATTCTGTCTTAGAACTTTTTTTGTTTTAGTTTTCTCGCTGCTTCTAATGTTTCTGGTTCCAGTTTTTGTTCTTGTTGATTAGTTGATTTTTTTTCTTGTCGGATTTTCTTCTATATTTGTGCATATGTATATTTCAGGTGATTTTTAGTTggtaactactccctccgtctcataatataagagcgtttttgacactacgctagtgtcaaaaacgctcttatattatgggacagagggagtatatttttGAGTAAATATATGTTACTTTATTGTTGAGAAAACAAAACTATATTGTTTATGTTGTATATAGAACTAAATGAAATTGAGATTTGTACACACCATGTGTCAATATGCGTAATTATCTACCAAGTATGTTAATTCTTTCTAATCAAATTGAACCAGTACACAAATTCCAAGACAATATGTGCTTAGGCTTAAACATTTTGTTGCAGGGAGTTACAAAACATCTACCAAAACGTCATATATTTTGGAAAGGAGGTAGTAGATGGATGCATGGCGTGGCATACAAGTGCTAGCAACCAGAGGGCCCATCCAGGTGGATGCATCACCGAGGTCGCATTTGTCTAAAAAAAGGAGGTCGCGTAGGCTTTCTCAATAATAAAAAAAGGGTCTGCGAACCAATCTGTAGTTGAATGGCTATGGTATCTCCAGCTCATTAGAGTTCAAATtttggtgctcgcatttattcctggatttatttcagaatGTCCGGCGATGCGCATTCAGTGGGGGGAGACGTTCCTATCGACGATGAggtgcctacggtgacttcgtaaatttcaagatgatatgtcggctcagtctTTCGAAGATGCTTATAGGGGTAGGGTGTACGTGTATGCGTTTATAAAGATGAGTGCATGCGTGTGTATATaagcgcttgcgtctgtactgtgttaaaaaaaagTCTAATAGGCGCTCCCAATGTCTTTCTAGAAAAGGAGCCATGAGAGGAGACAAGACGTGACAACATTTGGCATATCTTTGCTCTATCCACATTATGTCTATGATGCAACCACATTTCATGCATGGGTGACGAGCCAAATCGTAGAGCATATATGCTTCCATACAACGGTGTCGGACAATGGAAGTGTTGGAGCATGGTTCAAGCTCGTCATTGGTTCAACAAAAATGTTCTCGAAGGGATAGGACGGATTATTGTTAAATGAAATTATAACGAACTGACTGATCCCTGCTTTGCCGGCGAGCTAATCGTGTCAACTCCACCAGATCCTACGGGCGCTCGCACGAAGTCAACGAAGGCCTCGAGGCCCCGGTCCGATGACCCGCCGTcggccagcgccgccgccgcctcctccttccACGCCGTCGCCCTCCTCCGGATTGCCACTGCCTCCGGCCCGCTCATCACCTCCTCGATGCACGCACGGAACCCATCCTGCGTGACCGGCGCCGGCAGCCGGACGCCGACCCCGAACTCCTCCACCAAGAACTTGGCGTTGGTGAACTGGTCCGACCACCACGGGTACGCGACCACCGGCACGCCCGCCGCCAGCGCCTCCGTGACGGAGTTCCACCCGCAGTGCGTCACGAAGCACCCGACGGCGCCGTGCCGGAGCACGCGCCCCTGCGGGCACCACGCCACGATCCTGCCGGTGTCTCCTCGGCATGCGGCGAGGACGGGCTCCGGGAGGTGGAGGAGCTCGTCGCGCACCACCCAAATGAACGGCCTGCCCGTGCCGGCCAGCCCCTCCGCCAGGGCCACCGTCTCGTCCCGCCCGATGTCCACGAGGCTGCCGAACGCCACGTACACAACAGAGCGCGGCGGCTGCGCGTCGAGCCACGCCATGACGCAGCCGTCATCGTCGGCAACGGCCGGTTCATCGTCGTCCAGGAGCGGGCCGACGGGCGTGACGGCGACGTCGCGAGCCCGTAGCGCGTCGATGGCGTCGCGCTCGAGCTCGTGGAAGGTGTTGACGAGCACCCACGACGGCGCCTGCCTCCCACGGACCTCCACGAGCTGCCTTCGGAGCATCTGGCCCCAGAGGTTGTGCGCGAACTCGGGTCGGACCATGAGCGGCAGCTCGTGCAAGGACATGGCCGGCAGCCCGGGCAGCGCCACCGGTGCGTCGTCGGCCGTGCTCGGGAACGGCGTGTCGTCGTCGTAGAAGTGGTGGTAGAGCGAGAGCACAGCGCAGGACTGGTTCCAGAGCGTCGCGCAAGGGAGGCCGAGCTCCCAGGCCACGTCGAGCGCCCAGGGCACGAAGGTGGTGTTGACGACGCAGGAGACCGGCCGGCCGGCGTCGGCCTGGCGCCGTACCAGGTCGGCCAGCGCCGCCGGGCCCTCAGCCGCGACGTGCCGCAGCATGTCGTCGGGGGTCATCTGGCCGCCGTCGTGGTCGCGCAGCTGGTACAACTCGAAGCGGACGCCGTCGCGGTGGGTGGCAGCACGGAGGCCGGCGTGGCGGAGGGTGGTGAAGGTGACGAGGATGCCCCTCGCGGCGAGGCGCCGGCCGAGGCGGAGTAGCGGGTTCACGTGGCCCTGCAGCGGGCACGACACGAGGAGGACGTGcggctgcgccgccgccgccgccgggatGGCGCCTTCTTGGCAGCTCATGGTAACTTGGTAAGCGTGTTTGCTCGCTCTGTGGGAGGAGTAGGAGATCGATCGTGCTAGCTAGCGTACGTGTTCCTTGCATACGGAACTGGGATATATATATAGGGAGCCTGGTCGCTCTGTGCACTCGCCGGCGCCGGGAGAGAGGACCAAGACGCCGCCCCGGCGTTTTTATAATGAGCGCGAGGCTCgtggcaggcaggcaggcagctcgGGTTCATCACTGTGTGCGCGACTGTGGTTACGGCGGAACGTACTGCACCCGCACGTATCTCATAACTGATGCTGGTCGCCGCGACCGGCCTCTGCATGCAGCACGTGCACGAGTTGGCGCAACTTTCTTGTCATCGGCCTTAGCTTAACACCAGTTTGACGAGTCGCCATGTTCAAACTGCGTCCAGAAATGTCAAATCACACCTTTCACAAAGCCATTTCTAATTTCCTGGGGTCACTTCATGGTGGAGTGCTCCTGAGTCCTGGCCAATCTCATGCTGCTCCCTGTAAAGCCAATCATGCATGTATTTTGAGTTCTATTTTTCTGTTAGTACTTGTCCTTACATCGGCATTTCAAGTTCCAAATGATAAATGTTACACGTGTGACACAAAGTACTCCGGCCCTGACGATTTTACAACTAAAATTGTCATAAAAAAACCAACCCCAAAAAACTAAAACTTGCCATCGATTTTATTTGCCAAGCTTGACAACTTGAGTAGTCATCCTCGCGTCACTAAAGTTGCCATAAAAAACGTTCGGAATAGCCATGTGTTCATGTCACCCGTGTGACACTTATCAGGGTCCTTAAATTTCAGTACTGACAAAACcgactccctccgtcccataatataagtgtattttttacactacactagtgtcaaaacgCTCTTATACTATAGGACGCATGGAAGTATTTAAACTATTTTTCACAAAAACCATGGCAATTCAAAGATTGTTTTAAAAAGGAAATACTTCAAaacatttatttatttttaaataAAAGTAGTTTCAAAATAGTTGGATATCTTGTTCGGAAGTTGTATTTAAAATTTCAACCATTTCATTGTCATTTCAGAATGTCTTATTTTATCCTTTTTCAATTATTTTAGTTACTTTCCGTTATTTCAAAATAAAATTACATCTACAATTCATAAATCTTCATACGAATCTCAATTATTTTAGACATAATTAAAACAATTTCTAAAACATTCGACACACTTTCAGTTATTTTAGTCATGACTATAACCCATAACGGTTTCAAACACGTTTCAATTATTCTAGTCACAGCTTCAAAATCATTTAAacatatttgaattatgtcagaCATTTTTCAATAACTCAATCATATTCTACTAATTGTGGAACTTGTATTGTAAATTTTGAGATAAAAATTGAGGTCTTTATTTTTTGTTGAGTAAAATTTATTTGAAAATCAATGAGATATTATTGTTCAGTATTTACCGGGCGGGTACAACCCATGGGTACCAAATACTTTTGGCATATGCATTGTATTGGAATCACTAAAATAAGTCATCGATCTCAAAGCATATGTAGATGGGCAATTCTTCTATACTAAATAGTGGAACCCGTTAGAAAATCCAACTTCGGTGCTATTTTTTGTTGAAAAAAGTGCCAAAAAGGGCCCCGACCCATTGTAAGCAATGGTACAGAACTTCATATTAATAGAGCTTGAGGTCAAAACCAGAGTAGCAACCAGTTGAATTTCAACGGTACATGGCAATGACTGGCAACAAAGAGCAACAACAGTTTGATGGTTTCAGCGCAGACTAAGAGTTTTCAAGGGCTCACACAACCACCATCGGTCGACACCGAGACTGAAATGTGTAAGTACACCATAACCACACACCGAAAAACTCCGCCCTCATCATAGAGGCCCTATTTGGTTCGGCTGTGGATTTCTAAAAGCAGTTGTGAAAAATTTGCTGTGGAAAAATAGCTGTGAAAAATCTGATGTGAAAAAGATGTAGGTTATTTGACAAACCAGCTGATACAACCTTTTTAGATTTTGGCCGCAGCGGAATCAGATTTTGGAAAGCACGTCCTGGGCTGCTTCCGTTTTTGCTGGGTTCGCCCTTTGGTTCAGATTCTGCTACGCGGCAGCGGAATCCGTCGATAAAagctgaaccaaacagggccaGAATAAATGCCATCTCTAACAACAGTCCAACACGGTATATGAATGAAAAGAACACCATTAGAACATAATTAAAACCAAAGCCAACGTAGATAAAACCAAAATTAAACCTATTGCGGCCGGCAACACTAGTGTATGCCTCGCCGCGGCCTCCGACCATTCCTATAAACCTTCATGGGTATATCAGCTTTTCTCCGGCGAGCACGCACCCCTCCCACCCTCCAACCCGAAAGGAGCGAGTCAACCATCAGACTCCCATCCACCTGCGACACCACTGCCTAGTTGTTGCCGACTCTGGGTTGTTTCCAGGCGAGGTATCGCCGACGCTCGCCAAGGATTTTACATCTTCTGCCTCAGGCTATATGCAGCGTTGGGTgctaagagagagagagagagagtatgATAGCATCTCCAAATAAATTTTGGTCTTACAACGGGGAAGTGCTTTACATAGGTGCTTAATGGCGTTTGGATTGTTGACACGTGAAGTGAGGAGAGCAGTTTTCTCTCTTAAGCAGCCGCTAGCACCGGAAGCCAATTTTTGCTTCCCTCCTCTCTTTCTAAGCACATGTGCAAGCCGAAGCTTAAATAAAACCGTTTTTTTTCTAGGGCACCGGCATAAGCACCCGCATTGTGCAGAGCCTTAGACCCCTCCCAATGCTTCACCTTATACAGGTGCTAAGCGTGTCATGTAGATAAAAAAAATCTAACGTGGCGAGACAATTAAAAGGAGAGAGATGGGTTTGATGACCCCAGGAAGAACCAATGCCAATCGCGTGAACCTAGGTAGAACATTTAAATGAAGCAAACTCACCAATGCATGAAAGAGTTTAGTAGCTAACCGATTAAATGAAGAC
Coding sequences within it:
- the LOC125538323 gene encoding gallate 1-beta-glucosyltransferase 84A23-like; translation: MSCQEGAIPAAAAAQPHVLLVSCPLQGHVNPLLRLGRRLAARGILVTFTTLRHAGLRAATHRDGVRFELYQLRDHDGGQMTPDDMLRHVAAEGPAALADLVRRQADAGRPVSCVVNTTFVPWALDVAWELGLPCATLWNQSCAVLSLYHHFYDDDTPFPSTADDAPVALPGLPAMSLHELPLMVRPEFAHNLWGQMLRRQLVEVRGRQAPSWVLVNTFHELERDAIDALRARDVAVTPVGPLLDDDEPAVADDDGCVMAWLDAQPPRSVVYVAFGSLVDIGRDETVALAEGLAGTGRPFIWVVRDELLHLPEPVLAACRGDTGRIVAWCPQGRVLRHGAVGCFVTHCGWNSVTEALAAGVPVVAYPWWSDQFTNAKFLVEEFGVGVRLPAPVTQDGFRACIEEVMSGPEAVAIRRRATAWKEEAAAALADGGSSDRGLEAFVDFVRAPVGSGGVDTISSPAKQGSVSSL